In Ensifer sp. PDNC004, the sequence GCCCGCGATGTCAGTGCCGTTCTCGCACTTGTTGCCCGGGTCGAAGAGACCCAATGGCTCCGGGACGTCGACGGCTTCGTCTCATTGCTGGCGCCGGAAGCCGTATGGACGACCGCGTTCGGACGCAGGATCGTCGGTGCGCCGGCAATCCACGCCTTCACCGCCGCCGTACTCCCTAGCCTGTTTCGCGATTTTCAGTCGCTCTACGACGTCGAGCGCATCACCCTCCTGCATGCGGATGTCGCCGCGGTGAACGTGCGGCAAATTCCGGTTAATGCCGACGGCAACCGCCGGGCGGGCGAGGACGAGGGACGGCCGCTCTACATTCTTCGACGCCAGGATGGCGTCTGGAGGATCATCGTCGCG encodes:
- a CDS encoding SgcJ/EcaC family oxidoreductase yields the protein MRPIPAIEQAGGVSPPDARDVSAVLALVARVEETQWLRDVDGFVSLLAPEAVWTTAFGRRIVGAPAIHAFTAAVLPSLFRDFQSLYDVERITLLHADVAAVNVRQIPVNADGNRRAGEDEGRPLYILRRQDGVWRIIVAQNTTHQGEKIAAQQRAGDEATSSETQAHE